The Benincasa hispida cultivar B227 chromosome 9, ASM972705v1, whole genome shotgun sequence genome has a segment encoding these proteins:
- the LOC120084741 gene encoding uncharacterized protein LOC120084741, producing MATRFKIPVVDRFPGQVTSLAHIVNANKIVKEMLTPRQLEMFKRIVFGRFVDVDMVANSPIIIICRHFVKDDFLLMTGLWRSPTRVDQNEQSSYELAIKYFGNRVTKDTLHVRLLEEKYKELEFENDEDAVKITLVYYTEVAMMGKNKQKNVVDLKHFKDVQNIEYCNSLDWGTII from the exons ATGGCAACACGTTTCAAAATACCTGTAGTCGACCGATTTCCTGGTCAAGTAACGAGCTTGGCCCACATTGTTAATGCAAACAAAATTGTGAAGGAGATGCTTACCCCAAGGCAGTTAGAGATGTTCAAGAGAATAGTTTTTGGGCGATTTGTAGATGTTGACATGGTGGCTAACAGCCCAATTATCATCATAT GTCGTCACTTTGTGAAGGATGATTTTTTGTTGATGACTGGTTTGTGGCGATCCCCAACGCGAGTTGATCAGAATGAACAGTCCTCGTATGAACTTGCAATCAAGTATTTTGGTAATCGAGTGACGAAGGACACCTTACATGTCCGTCTActagaagaaaaatacaaggagtTGGAATTTGAAAACGATGAGGATGCTGTGAAGATCACATTAGTCTACTATACTgaggttgcaatgatgggaaaGAACAAACAGAAAAATGTAGTAGACCTCAAACATTTTAAGGACGTCCAAAACATAGAGTACTGCAATAGTCTTGATTGGGGTACCATTATTTGA
- the LOC120086768 gene encoding probable serine/threonine-protein kinase PBL23, whose protein sequence is MSWFQCCMSEERINRNALKKSIKEYNDTKTLASFANLSFKSGKNRGRYTNKGIKKLRKRNILTQTFTFRELCVATNNFNNENLLGEGGFGRVYKALIESTNQGTAVKRLDPNGFQGDREFLVEVLMLSLLHHPNLVNLVGYCADANQRILVYEYMANGSLEDHLLDTPSTKPPLDWNTRIKIIGGVARGLEYLHETVNPPVIYRDFKASNILLDKEFNAKLSDFGLAKIGPIGDNSHVSTRVMGTYGYCAPEYALTGQLSTKSDVYSFGVVFLEIITGRRVIDNTKPTAQKNLISWAQPLFRDRRKFTLMADPKLEGNYPVKALYQALAVVAMCLQEEANTRPLISDVVTALQYLAVNKHVDEDVDDESDSVSGSGTEFSSYSCSTSPDRRSDLGGKNVDVEGDGR, encoded by the exons atgagTTGGTTCCAATGTTGCATGTCAGAGGAGAGAATCAATAGAAATGCTTTGAAAAAGAGCATTAAGGAGTACAATGACACAAAAACTTTAGCCTCATTTGCCAATCTTTCCTTCAAGTCTG GTAAAAATAGAGGAAGGTACACAAATAAGGGGATAAAGAAGTTACGAAAAAGAAACATCTTAACTCAAACTTTTACATTTCGTGAGCTATGTGTTgcaacaaataacttcaacaACGAAAATCTATTGGGGGAAGGTGGTTTTGGAAGGGTTTACAAAGCCCTCATTGAAAGCACAAACCAA GGAACGGCCGTGAAGCGACTTGATCCAAATGGATTTCAAGGGGATAGAGAATTTCTTGTAGAAGTTTTGATGTTGAGCCTTCTTCACCATCCCAATCTTGTCAATTTGGTTGGGTATTGTGCtgatgcaaatcaaaggattttgGTTTATGAGTATATGGCTAATGGTTCCTTGGAGGATCATCTTCTTG ATACACCTTCAACCAAGCCACCTCTAGATTGGAacacaaggataaaaatcatcgGAGGAGTCGCAAGAGGACTCGAATACTTACACGAAACCGTCAATCCTCCTGTGATATACCGCGACTTTAAAGCTTCAAACATTTTGTTGGATAAAGAATTCAATGCAAAGCTTTCTGATTTTGGCCTTGCAAAGATAGGTCCCATCGGAGATAACTCTCATGTTTCCACCAGAGTTATGGGAACTTATGGTTATTGTGCTCCTGAATATGCACTTACAGGACAATTGTCGACCAAATCCGATGTCTATAGTTTCGGCGTCGTCTTCTTGGAGATAATCACAGGAAGAAGAGTTATTGACAATACGAAACCAACTGCACAAAAGAACTTAATTTCTTGG GCACAACCACTTTTCAGAGACAGAAGGAAATTCACACTAATGGCAGATCCAAAGCTAGAAGGAAATTACCCAGTGAAGGCTCTTTATCAAGCTCTAGCAGTTGTAGCCATGTGTTTACAAGAGGAAGCAAACACTCGGCCATTGATTAGCGACGTGGTTACGGCACTTCAATATTTAGCTGTAAACAAGCACGTCGATGAAGATGTAGATGACGAATCAGATTCGGTGTCGGGATCAGGAACAGAATTTAGTTCATATTCATGTTCAACCTCTCCTGATAGAAGAAGTGATCTTGGAGGTAAAAATGTTGATGTTGAAGGTGATGGGAGGTGA